In one window of Aceticella autotrophica DNA:
- the pabB gene encoding aminodeoxychorismate synthase component I: protein MGKLKIFKKELNYIEPSVLFNTFYKGKNSIWLDSSLHNKFGRYSIMAFDADTIFKSTGENIEIEYKDGKTNEKGNPILELYKLFEENKAENATQLPFGAGALGYLSYDLAWQIEKLPNLAKKQIDIPDIYFCFYSWAFIYDHLENRLFLTYIDGKVDVDYIFSKLPDKKEFTPAKVYSSKLDSCFNKEEYVKLVKRIKDYIKEGDIYQANLSNRYFCKIFSSPIEVYYRLRELNPAPFSAFLDFGDFHVLSSSPERFILTKDKYIETRPIKGTRKKGSNITENECLKTELLNSVKDRAELLMIIDLERNDLGKICKAGSVKVPQLYTVEEYATVNHLVSTVTGNLCDDIGINEIIKAVFPGGSITGAPKIRAMEIIEELEMYKRNVYTGSIGYISYCGDMDMNIAIRTIVINKNMAFYNVGGGIIWDSVPEDEYYETLYKGQALYKTLGGE, encoded by the coding sequence GTTTTGTTCAATACTTTTTATAAGGGGAAAAATTCAATATGGCTTGACAGTTCCCTTCATAACAAATTTGGAAGATACTCTATCATGGCTTTTGATGCAGATACAATATTTAAAAGTACAGGAGAAAATATTGAAATAGAATATAAGGATGGTAAAACAAATGAAAAAGGCAATCCTATTTTAGAGTTGTATAAATTATTTGAGGAAAACAAGGCTGAGAATGCTACGCAGCTTCCTTTTGGGGCAGGGGCACTTGGATATTTGTCATATGATTTAGCATGGCAGATAGAGAAACTTCCCAACTTGGCAAAGAAACAGATTGATATTCCAGATATATATTTTTGTTTTTACAGCTGGGCTTTTATCTATGACCATTTAGAGAATAGATTATTTCTAACCTACATTGATGGAAAAGTTGATGTGGATTATATATTTTCAAAGCTGCCGGATAAAAAAGAATTTACTCCTGCTAAGGTATATTCATCAAAGCTTGATTCGTGTTTTAATAAAGAAGAATATGTTAAATTAGTAAAAAGGATAAAAGATTATATTAAAGAAGGAGATATATATCAAGCCAACCTTTCTAACAGGTATTTTTGTAAAATATTCAGCAGCCCTATAGAGGTGTACTACAGGTTAAGGGAATTAAATCCGGCACCTTTTTCTGCCTTTTTGGATTTTGGGGACTTTCATGTATTAAGCTCATCACCTGAAAGATTTATTCTTACTAAAGATAAATATATTGAAACAAGACCTATTAAAGGTACGAGGAAAAAAGGGAGCAATATCACAGAAAATGAGTGTCTCAAAACCGAACTTTTAAATAGCGTAAAAGACAGAGCAGAACTGCTTATGATTATTGACCTTGAAAGAAATGACTTGGGGAAAATATGCAAGGCAGGGAGTGTAAAAGTGCCGCAGCTTTATACTGTAGAAGAATATGCGACGGTGAACCATTTGGTGTCAACGGTAACAGGAAATTTATGTGATGATATAGGGATAAATGAAATAATAAAGGCGGTATTTCCGGGTGGTTCTATTACGGGGGCTCCAAAGATAAGGGCTATGGAGATAATAGAGGAACTTGAAATGTATAAAAGAAATGTATATACAGGTTCAATTGGTTATATATCATACTGCGGTGATATGGATATGAATATTGCCATTAGGACGATAGTTATTAATAAAAATATGGCATTTTATAACGTGGGGGGAGGAATAATCTGGGATTCTGTACCCGAAGATGAATATTATGAAACCCTTTATAAAGGACAAGCTCTTTATAAAACCTTGGGAGGAGAATAA
- a CDS encoding aminotransferase class IV, with protein MGYYCCLKKDIIVSNAFLYGMSVFETILIENGNAEYLKDHYLRMIDGLKKLNIEFNVKYEEIKEKVYEYIKENRLTKSILRLTAFEQGYLITHREYNYKEENFKEGIDLCFAKSIRDKNNPLTYIKSSNYAVNIIEAGIAKEKGFAQALFLNQHGEICETNCANIFFIDKCNIITPKVECGLLDGVMRQKIIKKAIDLGIKIMETQIKKEEIYKFQGAFVSNSIFKILPIKKIDEIVFDISDITNKLLLYI; from the coding sequence ATGGGATATTATTGCTGCTTAAAAAAGGATATTATTGTTTCAAATGCTTTTCTTTATGGTATGTCTGTTTTTGAAACTATACTGATCGAAAATGGCAATGCAGAATATTTAAAAGACCATTATTTACGTATGATCGATGGTTTAAAGAAGCTTAATATCGAGTTTAATGTAAAATATGAGGAGATAAAAGAAAAGGTTTATGAATACATAAAGGAAAATAGGTTGACTAAAAGCATACTCCGCTTGACAGCTTTTGAGCAAGGTTATTTGATAACACATAGAGAATATAATTATAAAGAGGAAAATTTTAAAGAAGGTATTGACCTTTGTTTTGCTAAGAGCATAAGAGATAAAAATAACCCATTGACATATATAAAATCATCAAATTATGCAGTAAATATCATAGAAGCCGGTATTGCCAAAGAAAAGGGATTTGCACAAGCATTATTTTTAAATCAACATGGTGAAATATGCGAAACAAATTGTGCAAATATATTCTTTATAGATAAATGCAACATAATAACACCAAAGGTTGAATGTGGACTCCTTGATGGTGTAATGCGTCAGAAAATAATTAAAAAAGCTATAGATTTGGGTATAAAAATCATGGAAACCCAGATAAAAAAGGAAGAGATTTATAAATTTCAGGGTGCATTTGTTTCAAATAGCATATTCAAAATTTTGCCGATAAAGAAAATAGACGAAATAGTTTTCGATATATCTGATATAACAAATAAACTTTTACTGTATATCTAA
- a CDS encoding endonuclease III domain-containing protein, which yields MRNTLLDIYNKLFSFFGPQNWWPADSAFEVIIGAILTQSVSWKNVEKAIINLKDEGILSIEGIINVQNQKLANLIRSTLYHNQKADKLKRFCLYVKEKYDSDIFKIFDKNIYELRKELLLIKGIGKETADSIILYAANKPIFVVDAYTKRIFTRLGYLKGNEDYQIVQDFFMNNLPCNTYLFNEYHALIVALGKNYCQGKNPCCDICPLKTLCSYNRSI from the coding sequence ATGAGAAATACTTTATTAGATATATATAACAAATTGTTTTCTTTTTTCGGCCCTCAGAATTGGTGGCCGGCTGACTCTGCTTTTGAAGTAATTATCGGTGCAATTCTTACTCAAAGTGTTTCTTGGAAAAATGTAGAAAAAGCAATAATAAACCTTAAGGATGAAGGTATCCTTTCAATAGAAGGTATTATAAATGTTCAAAATCAAAAACTTGCGAATCTTATACGGTCTACTTTGTACCATAACCAAAAAGCCGATAAACTTAAAAGGTTTTGCCTTTATGTAAAAGAAAAATACGATAGCGACATCTTTAAAATATTTGATAAAAACATATATGAATTAAGAAAAGAACTTTTGCTTATTAAAGGAATAGGAAAAGAAACAGCAGATTCTATAATCTTATATGCTGCAAATAAACCTATTTTTGTTGTAGATGCTTATACTAAAAGGATTTTTACAAGACTCGGATATTTAAAAGGAAATGAAGATTACCAAATTGTTCAAGATTTTTTTATGAATAACCTGCCTTGCAATACTTACTTATTTAATGAATATCACGCTCTTATCGTTGCTCTGGGAAAAAATTACTGTCAAGGTAAAAACCCTTGCTGTGATATTTGCCCATTAAAAACCTTATGTTCATACAACAGATCAATATGA
- a CDS encoding flavin reductase family protein yields the protein MDRSALRSITYGLYVITVKAGSHQNGQIANTVFQVSSEPPIIAVGINRQNYSYGLIRESKNFVISVLSKEAPLSLVGLFGFKSGRDVDKLGQVKYEVTSKGIPYLIENSLAYFELEVLKEIEVSTHNIFIGRLTDAVVLKKGEPMTYAYYHQLKNGTTPKTAPTFVKEMEV from the coding sequence TTGGATAGAAGTGCCCTCAGGAGTATAACGTATGGATTATATGTAATAACTGTTAAAGCAGGCAGTCATCAAAATGGGCAAATTGCTAACACTGTATTTCAAGTTTCTTCTGAACCTCCTATTATAGCAGTAGGCATTAATCGTCAGAATTACAGTTATGGATTGATTCGGGAAAGCAAGAACTTTGTCATTTCTGTACTTTCCAAGGAGGCTCCATTGTCGTTAGTCGGTCTTTTTGGTTTTAAGTCAGGGCGAGATGTTGATAAATTAGGACAGGTTAAATATGAAGTGACCTCAAAGGGCATTCCTTATTTAATTGAAAATTCTTTGGCTTATTTTGAACTTGAGGTCTTGAAAGAGATTGAAGTTAGTACACATAACATATTTATAGGACGTTTAACAGATGCGGTTGTCTTAAAAAAGGGAGAACCTATGACATATGCATATTACCACCAGCTTAAAAATGGTACTACACCTAAAACGGCACCTACTTTTGTAAAAGAAATGGAGGTATAG
- the rd gene encoding rubredoxin, with protein MIEENKAATDRYRCTICNYIYNPAEGDMENNIKPGTPFDQLPDDWVCPICGASKDAFEKI; from the coding sequence ATGATAGAGGAAAATAAAGCTGCAACAGATCGTTATCGTTGTACTATTTGTAATTACATTTATAATCCTGCTGAAGGAGATATGGAAAACAATATAAAACCAGGAACACCTTTTGACCAATTGCCTGATGATTGGGTATGTCCCATATGTGGAGCAAGTAAAGATGCATTTGAAAAGATTTAG
- a CDS encoding heavy metal translocating P-type ATPase yields MTKKANLKILGMSCAACAAKIEKELKNMKGISDANVNLALEKATVTYDPERINTKDMENRIKDLGYDIIKDKVELILIGMSCAACAAKIERTLNKLPGVSHASVNFATENATVEYNSDEINVDTIIKAVRNIGYDAKEKKETAIETGKKEAEIKNTRNLVIISSILTVPLLLSMILRMFKFPGGVLDNPWFQITLSTPVQFIIGFRYYRGAWHNLKNRSANMDTLVALGTSAAYFYSLFNVLTKPMSQIHNYMYFEASAVVITLVTFGKMLEAIAKGKTSEAIRKLMGLQAKTARVIRNDQELDIPIEEVKVNDIIIVRPGEKIPVDGKIIEGYSAIDESMITGESIPVEKNTGDEVIGATINKTGTFKFKATKVGKDTVLSQIVKMVEDAQGSKAPIQALADKVSGVFVPVVLGIAVLTFLIWYLVLGNINAGIINAVCVLVVACPCSLGLATPTSVMVGTGKGAENGILIKGGEYLQKAKEINAIVLDKTGTITKGKPEVTDVISTGEMKQDKIIEISGIAEKNSEHPLGEAIVNKARETSKKLIDPDKFDAVPGHGICITVYNEEFYIGNRRLMKEQNIDISYIEPQLKKLESEGKTAMVLASAKKAEGIIAVADTVKDDSKKAIKELQDMNIDIYMITGDNKRTAEAIAKQVGIKNILAEVLPEHKAEEVMKLQKQGKIVAMVGDGINDAPALAQADVGIAIGTGTDVAIETSDITLISGNLMGLVTAIKLSRATMKNIYQNLFWAFIYNSIGIPIAAIGLLNPAIAGGAMAFSSVSVVSNALRLKRFKAGR; encoded by the coding sequence ATGACGAAAAAAGCCAATTTAAAGATATTAGGAATGTCTTGTGCAGCATGTGCAGCAAAAATCGAAAAAGAACTTAAAAATATGAAGGGCATTAGTGATGCAAATGTAAATCTGGCATTAGAAAAGGCGACGGTAACATACGACCCTGAAAGAATCAATACAAAAGATATGGAAAATAGGATAAAAGATTTAGGATATGATATTATTAAGGATAAAGTAGAATTAATACTTATAGGCATGTCCTGTGCAGCATGTGCAGCTAAAATTGAAAGGACACTAAATAAATTACCAGGTGTAAGTCATGCTTCAGTAAATTTTGCAACAGAAAATGCAACAGTTGAATACAATTCTGATGAAATAAATGTTGATACAATAATAAAAGCTGTAAGAAATATTGGGTATGATGCAAAAGAAAAAAAAGAAACAGCCATAGAAACAGGAAAAAAAGAAGCAGAAATAAAAAATACGAGAAATCTTGTCATTATATCTTCAATTTTGACAGTTCCATTGTTATTATCCATGATTTTAAGAATGTTTAAATTTCCAGGAGGGGTTCTTGATAATCCATGGTTTCAAATTACCCTTTCAACACCTGTTCAATTTATAATAGGTTTTAGATATTATAGAGGCGCTTGGCATAACTTAAAAAATAGGTCTGCCAATATGGACACATTAGTGGCACTTGGAACTTCCGCGGCATACTTTTATAGTTTATTTAATGTTCTTACAAAACCAATGTCTCAGATTCATAATTATATGTATTTTGAAGCATCAGCAGTTGTAATTACACTTGTAACATTTGGAAAAATGCTTGAAGCAATAGCAAAGGGTAAGACCTCTGAAGCAATTAGAAAACTTATGGGGCTTCAAGCAAAAACAGCAAGGGTGATAAGAAATGATCAGGAACTGGATATACCGATTGAAGAGGTTAAAGTAAATGATATTATAATCGTCAGACCAGGTGAAAAAATACCTGTTGACGGAAAAATAATCGAGGGATATTCTGCGATTGACGAATCCATGATAACAGGGGAATCAATACCAGTAGAAAAAAATACCGGTGATGAAGTTATAGGTGCAACCATAAACAAAACAGGTACATTTAAATTTAAAGCAACAAAAGTTGGTAAAGATACGGTACTTTCACAAATCGTCAAAATGGTAGAAGATGCACAAGGCTCAAAAGCGCCAATACAGGCATTGGCAGACAAGGTTTCCGGGGTTTTTGTACCTGTTGTTTTGGGCATAGCAGTTTTAACATTCCTAATATGGTATTTAGTATTAGGTAATATTAATGCAGGTATAATAAATGCGGTCTGTGTCCTTGTTGTTGCATGCCCTTGTTCTCTTGGACTTGCAACACCTACGTCAGTTATGGTAGGAACTGGTAAAGGGGCGGAAAACGGTATTCTCATAAAGGGTGGAGAATATCTGCAAAAAGCTAAAGAGATAAATGCTATAGTACTGGATAAAACAGGTACCATAACTAAAGGAAAACCAGAAGTAACAGATGTTATATCAACAGGCGAGATGAAACAAGATAAAATAATAGAAATATCAGGAATCGCAGAAAAAAATTCTGAGCATCCCCTTGGTGAAGCAATTGTAAATAAAGCAAGGGAAACATCAAAAAAATTAATAGACCCGGATAAATTTGATGCTGTACCGGGTCACGGTATTTGTATTACAGTATATAATGAAGAGTTTTATATTGGCAACAGAAGGCTTATGAAGGAGCAAAATATTGATATTTCCTATATAGAACCGCAATTAAAAAAATTAGAGTCTGAAGGAAAAACAGCAATGGTCTTAGCTTCTGCAAAAAAGGCAGAAGGAATTATCGCAGTGGCTGATACCGTAAAAGATGATTCTAAAAAAGCAATAAAAGAACTGCAAGATATGAATATTGATATATATATGATCACAGGTGATAATAAAAGAACCGCAGAAGCAATAGCAAAACAGGTAGGTATAAAAAATATACTTGCCGAAGTTTTACCTGAACATAAGGCAGAAGAGGTTATGAAACTTCAAAAACAAGGGAAAATAGTTGCAATGGTTGGGGATGGCATAAATGACGCACCAGCGTTGGCACAAGCCGATGTAGGCATTGCAATAGGAACGGGTACTGATGTGGCAATAGAAACATCTGATATAACATTAATAAGCGGAAATTTAATGGGATTGGTAACTGCAATAAAATTAAGCAGAGCTACAATGAAAAATATTTATCAAAATTTATTCTGGGCTTTTATTTACAATTCAATAGGTATCCCAATTGCTGCTATCGGTCTTTTAAATCCGGCTATAGCAGGTGGAGCAATGGCATTCAGCTCTGTATCTGTAGTATCTAACGCCTTGAGGCTGAAAAGATTCAAAGCAGGAAGATAA
- a CDS encoding ABC transporter ATP-binding protein: MLKLLNVSYKVEDKTVEIIKNISFEFDKNKIYVITGPNGGGKSSLAKLLMGIYKVSSGKIFYNEKDITDLGITERAKLGIGYAFQHPPKFKGMKVSELLKISASNDKSMVDMRNLLLDVGLCPKDYIDREIDGSLSGGELKRIEIATILARKPNFAIFDEPEAGIDLWSFQKLADTFKKLHENTDSTLVIISHQERILNLADEVILIANGEIKEVADKDEILMEIRNSEDGDCRKICKIGGERIC, translated from the coding sequence ATGCTTAAACTTCTTAATGTCAGTTATAAGGTTGAAGATAAAACTGTAGAAATCATAAAAAACATAAGCTTTGAATTTGATAAAAATAAAATATATGTAATTACCGGACCTAATGGCGGAGGGAAATCCTCACTTGCTAAGTTGCTTATGGGAATATATAAGGTATCTTCAGGTAAAATTTTTTATAATGAAAAAGATATAACAGATCTCGGAATAACAGAAAGAGCAAAACTTGGAATCGGATATGCATTTCAGCATCCGCCCAAATTTAAGGGTATGAAGGTAAGTGAACTGCTTAAGATTTCGGCTTCAAATGATAAGTCAATGGTAGATATGCGTAATTTACTGTTGGATGTTGGGCTTTGCCCTAAGGATTATATAGATAGAGAAATAGATGGAAGCCTCTCTGGAGGTGAATTAAAACGAATAGAAATTGCAACAATTTTAGCCAGAAAACCTAATTTTGCCATATTTGATGAACCTGAGGCAGGTATAGATTTATGGAGTTTTCAAAAATTAGCAGATACTTTCAAAAAATTGCATGAAAATACTGATTCAACCTTAGTTATCATTTCACATCAGGAAAGGATATTAAATTTAGCTGATGAGGTTATCCTTATTGCAAATGGAGAAATAAAAGAGGTTGCCGATAAAGATGAGATACTGATGGAAATAAGAAACAGTGAAGATGGGGACTGTAGAAAAATATGCAAAATAGGGGGTGAAAGGATATGTTAA
- a CDS encoding SufB/SufD family protein: protein MLSEIEKQVLEAISDTHNIPQVAYNLRKNGESVERKVDEDITIVTKNDKPGIDVFIKPGTKNKSVHIPVIISKAGINDVVYNSFDIGEDSDVLIVAGCGIHNPGNEGSQHDGIHDFKVHKNAHLKYTEKHYAQGEGKGKKILNPKTILEVYEGGFVEMELIQIKGVDFTNRETEVRLHEGARLIVTERLFTDYSQKAESHITIQLMGANSSAQIISRSVAKGKSEQIYYFNMIGKNKCAGHIQCDAIIMDEAKVTSIPAISAFHQDAQLIHEAAIGKISSEQLIKLMSLGLSEKEAEEKILEGFLK, encoded by the coding sequence ATGTTAAGTGAAATAGAAAAACAAGTTTTAGAAGCGATATCAGATACTCATAATATACCACAAGTTGCCTATAATCTTAGAAAAAATGGAGAAAGTGTCGAAAGAAAAGTTGATGAAGATATTACTATAGTTACTAAGAATGATAAGCCGGGAATTGATGTTTTTATTAAGCCGGGTACTAAAAATAAAAGTGTTCATATACCTGTTATTATTTCTAAAGCAGGTATAAATGATGTGGTTTATAACAGTTTTGACATTGGAGAGGATAGCGACGTGCTTATTGTTGCTGGGTGTGGTATCCATAATCCGGGGAATGAAGGTTCACAGCACGATGGTATTCATGATTTTAAGGTTCATAAAAATGCTCATTTGAAGTATACTGAAAAGCATTATGCACAAGGGGAAGGAAAGGGTAAAAAAATTCTTAATCCTAAAACCATTCTTGAAGTATACGAAGGTGGGTTCGTTGAAATGGAATTAATACAGATTAAGGGGGTAGATTTTACAAATCGTGAAACTGAAGTTAGACTTCATGAGGGCGCACGATTAATAGTAACTGAAAGATTATTTACTGATTACAGCCAGAAAGCGGAATCCCATATAACTATTCAACTAATGGGGGCGAATTCTTCAGCTCAAATTATCTCAAGGTCTGTTGCAAAAGGGAAATCTGAGCAGATATATTATTTTAATATGATAGGTAAAAACAAATGTGCAGGTCATATACAGTGTGATGCTATAATTATGGATGAAGCAAAAGTTACATCAATTCCAGCGATTTCGGCTTTTCATCAAGATGCACAGCTTATACATGAGGCAGCGATAGGTAAGATTTCATCAGAACAGTTAATCAAGCTTATGTCTTTAGGTTTATCTGAAAAGGAAGCCGAAGAAAAAATATTGGAAGGGTTTTTAAAATAG
- a CDS encoding LapA family protein codes for MYGTLFLIIVVAVVAVIFGIQNNLPITVNFMFWSFKCSEAMVIVVSILLGLLLGFLFSFPMIHRRSKKIKGLSNDLKDSTNSFKYEEKSKKDT; via the coding sequence TTGTATGGAACTCTTTTTCTTATTATTGTAGTAGCTGTTGTCGCTGTTATTTTTGGCATACAAAACAATTTGCCAATAACAGTGAATTTTATGTTTTGGAGTTTTAAATGTTCTGAGGCGATGGTTATAGTCGTTTCTATACTTTTAGGTTTGCTGTTGGGATTTTTATTTTCTTTTCCAATGATACACCGCCGCAGTAAAAAAATAAAGGGATTAAGCAATGATTTAAAAGACAGTACTAATTCCTTTAAATATGAAGAAAAATCCAAAAAAGATACTTAG
- a CDS encoding glycosyltransferase family 4 protein, with protein sequence MSKIKVLYIIRRAEGGMKKHLLSILNMMDMNKYMVAVACHFDKKTKEDLRCKDINVYDVDILDNINLKADIYSIMELKHAINVFAPDIVHIHGAKASLVGRIACMGKKCKIVVTVHNFPGYDKMHPLKRDVYLFINKYLNKRTSQFIAVSDALKNEIIKYEGIEENKIKTIYNCIDNSTYKINSNLNLRKEFNLPAESLIVGSAARLIPSKGIQDLVNAANLLRDINNLYFIVAGDGPMMPELKKMVNYHKLDNFIFTGFRDDIPDFLRNLDIFVLPSHQEGFGLSIIEAMFQDKPVIATNVGGIPEILKNSSYGIIINAGDVNALSKYIKKLVNDSELRKKLSQFGKEYVINKFSCEKMYREIDSIYENLTRLNL encoded by the coding sequence ATGAGTAAAATAAAAGTATTGTATATAATCAGACGTGCAGAAGGCGGTATGAAAAAACACCTTTTATCTATTTTAAATATGATGGATATGAATAAATACATGGTGGCTGTAGCTTGTCATTTTGATAAAAAAACAAAAGAAGATTTAAGATGTAAGGATATCAACGTTTATGATGTTGACATATTAGATAATATTAATCTTAAGGCTGATATTTATTCTATTATGGAGCTTAAACATGCAATAAACGTTTTTGCACCTGATATTGTTCATATACATGGAGCAAAAGCTTCCCTCGTTGGAAGAATTGCATGCATGGGTAAAAAATGCAAAATTGTTGTCACAGTTCATAATTTTCCTGGATATGATAAAATGCATCCTCTAAAAAGAGATGTTTATCTTTTTATAAATAAATATCTAAACAAAAGGACATCACAGTTTATTGCTGTATCTGATGCACTAAAGAATGAAATCATAAAATATGAAGGGATAGAGGAAAACAAGATAAAAACAATTTATAATTGTATTGATAATAGTACATATAAAATTAACAGCAATTTAAATCTTAGAAAAGAATTTAATTTACCTGCCGAATCCTTGATTGTTGGATCTGCTGCAAGGCTTATTCCTTCAAAAGGAATACAGGATTTGGTCAATGCAGCTAATCTCCTGAGGGATATAAACAATTTATATTTTATTGTTGCAGGAGACGGTCCTATGATGCCTGAATTAAAAAAGATGGTAAATTATCACAAGCTTGATAATTTTATTTTTACAGGTTTTAGAGATGATATACCTGATTTTCTTAGGAATTTAGATATTTTTGTATTACCATCCCATCAGGAAGGATTTGGGCTTTCGATTATCGAAGCAATGTTTCAAGACAAACCTGTAATAGCTACAAATGTAGGTGGAATCCCGGAGATTTTAAAGAATTCCTCATATGGTATAATCATAAATGCAGGGGACGTAAATGCATTATCAAAATATATTAAAAAATTAGTGAATGATAGCGAATTAAGAAAAAAATTATCGCAATTCGGTAAAGAATATGTTATAAATAAGTTTTCATGTGAGAAAATGTATAGAGAGATTGATTCAATTTATGAAAATTTGACCCGTCTTAATTTGTAA
- the lepA gene encoding translation elongation factor 4, which yields MSDDRIKHIRNFCIVAHIDHGKSTLADRLIEKTNLLSQREMEKQVLDSMDLEKERGITIKLTPVRLIYNSKNGEEYELNLIDTPGHVDFTYEVSRSIAACEGALLVVDATQGIEAQTLANVYLALEHDLDIIPIINKIDLPSADPDFVKKEIEDIIGIPADDALLISAKMGIGIEEVLEAIVERIAPPSGDENLPLKALIFDSYYDNYKGAISFVRVVDGNCRQGDRIKMMSSGKEFEVTEVGKFIPNLIPVKELKAGDVGYIAASIKNVKDTRVGDTITSAENPAETPLPGYKKVTPMVFCGIYPADGQDYENLRDALEKLQLNDASLVFEPDTSAALGFGFRCGFLGLLHMEIVQERLEREYNLDLVTTAPGVIYKVYKTNGEVLELNNPSNLPELTEIDHVEEPIVSASIMTPTEYVGTIMELSQDRRGVFLGMEYIEQTRVLMRYDIPLNEIIYDFFDALKSRTKGYASFDYELKGYKESNLVKLDILINGEKVDALSMIVHKDKVNERARKMTERLKDSIPRHLFEIPVQAAIGSKIIARETVKALRKNVLAKCYGGDITRKKKLLEKQKEGKKRMRQIGKVEIPQEAFMSILKLDDEQ from the coding sequence ATGTCTGATGATAGAATAAAACACATAAGAAATTTTTGTATAGTTGCACATATTGACCATGGCAAATCAACTCTTGCGGATAGGTTGATTGAAAAGACTAACCTCCTATCACAGAGAGAGATGGAAAAACAGGTTTTAGATAGTATGGACCTTGAAAAAGAGCGTGGAATCACTATTAAGCTTACACCTGTACGATTAATATATAATTCAAAAAACGGTGAAGAATATGAGCTTAATTTAATTGATACCCCGGGACATGTTGATTTTACTTATGAGGTATCAAGAAGCATTGCTGCTTGTGAAGGTGCATTGCTTGTTGTTGATGCAACACAGGGAATAGAAGCCCAGACCCTTGCGAATGTATATCTTGCATTAGAGCATGACCTTGACATAATACCTATAATAAACAAAATTGACTTACCTTCAGCAGATCCTGATTTTGTCAAAAAAGAAATTGAAGATATTATAGGTATACCTGCAGATGATGCTTTACTGATATCTGCAAAAATGGGGATTGGTATTGAAGAAGTTTTAGAGGCTATTGTAGAGAGAATTGCTCCGCCGAGCGGTGATGAGAATTTACCGCTTAAAGCACTTATATTTGATTCATACTATGATAATTATAAAGGTGCAATAAGTTTTGTAAGGGTTGTTGATGGAAATTGCAGACAAGGTGATCGGATTAAGATGATGTCATCCGGAAAAGAGTTTGAAGTTACCGAGGTGGGAAAATTTATACCAAATTTAATTCCTGTAAAAGAATTGAAAGCCGGTGATGTTGGTTATATTGCCGCCAGCATAAAGAATGTAAAGGACACAAGGGTTGGTGATACGATTACAAGCGCCGAGAATCCCGCAGAAACTCCCTTGCCTGGTTATAAAAAGGTTACACCAATGGTTTTTTGCGGAATATACCCTGCAGATGGACAGGATTATGAAAACTTAAGAGATGCTCTTGAAAAATTACAATTAAATGATGCATCATTGGTTTTTGAACCTGATACTTCTGCTGCTTTAGGATTTGGATTTAGGTGTGGTTTTTTAGGGCTTTTACATATGGAAATTGTTCAAGAAAGGCTTGAAAGGGAATATAATCTGGACCTTGTTACAACAGCGCCCGGAGTAATTTATAAGGTTTATAAGACAAATGGAGAGGTTCTTGAGCTTAATAATCCGTCAAATTTACCAGAATTGACGGAAATAGATCATGTAGAAGAACCTATTGTTTCTGCTTCTATCATGACTCCAACAGAATATGTAGGAACAATTATGGAATTGTCTCAGGATAGGAGAGGTGTATTTCTCGGTATGGAGTATATTGAGCAAACAAGGGTATTAATGAGGTATGATATACCATTAAATGAGATAATATACGATTTTTTTGATGCACTTAAATCAAGGACAAAAGGATATGCATCTTTTGATTATGAACTTAAAGGTTATAAGGAATCAAATCTCGTTAAGCTTGATATACTTATAAATGGAGAGAAGGTTGATGCACTTTCGATGATTGTACACAAGGATAAAGTAAATGAAAGAGCAAGGAAAATGACGGAAAGGCTTAAAGACAGTATTCCAAGGCATTTATTTGAGATTCCTGTACAAGCCGCAATTGGTTCTAAGATAATAGCAAGGGAAACCGTTAAGGCCTTGAGAAAAAATGTTCTTGCAAAATGTTACGGAGGCGATATAACAAGGAAGAAAAAATTGTTGGAAAAGCAAAAAGAGGGAAAGAAACGGATGAGGCAGATAGGGAAAGTGGAAATTCCACAGGAGGCATTTATGTCAATTTTAAAGCTTGATGATGAACAATGA